A portion of the Labilithrix sp. genome contains these proteins:
- a CDS encoding protein kinase: MASAKEQPLAPGHRLDGYELLWPIGEGGMASVWVARLLRKHGFEKLVAIKTILPKFASDEAFQTMFLDEARIASRIDHANVAHIHDLGENEEEGILYLVMEYVDGDALTRLRKVLVKKQLPFPIGVALRIMADVCSGLHAAHELKGVDGRPLGVVHRDVSPQNVLITTEGVSKLIDFGVAKAAGRLTEETHTGYVKGKVQYMAPEQALGRNVDRRADVWAVGAVVYHLVAGRPPFEADNQLALLNLLQRGRPPTPLPITVPTPVADVVRRALTHNQAQRFQTALEMRQAIEKTGLAASIEEVGAFVQQHLGDLAERRRQAIAGALQAAEQRAAAATMAQGSGAAASTQRIDPNDLPRFSPTSTPLTPPMGRMPPPSEPRIGPPTPQAFPAYPSSTPILAGAPPSDPRLRAASSPSFVAAPPLSHPAQTFANVVPPGSTEPLPSPEALETGADNTHPGGSLGLASISASVNTRPARAVPWLAIGGVSVASTVLAVVVGLGVRSRTTREFEPQFETPLPPASTATLAPPASPPSASLPSSPPPSASASASASPSPEPPKPEDEPEPSAKPAVAAPTIVRPVTAPTGSGKKKPRIDDGF; this comes from the coding sequence ATGGCCTCGGCGAAGGAACAGCCGCTCGCGCCGGGGCACCGCCTCGACGGCTACGAGCTCTTGTGGCCCATCGGCGAAGGAGGGATGGCGAGCGTCTGGGTCGCGCGCCTCCTTCGCAAGCACGGGTTCGAGAAGCTCGTCGCGATCAAGACCATCCTCCCGAAGTTCGCGTCGGACGAGGCGTTCCAGACGATGTTCCTCGACGAGGCGCGGATCGCGTCGCGCATCGATCACGCGAACGTCGCGCACATCCACGACCTCGGCGAGAACGAGGAGGAGGGCATCCTCTACCTCGTGATGGAGTACGTCGACGGCGACGCGCTCACGCGCCTCCGCAAGGTGCTCGTCAAGAAGCAGCTCCCCTTCCCGATCGGCGTCGCGCTCCGCATCATGGCCGACGTCTGCTCGGGCCTCCACGCCGCGCACGAGCTGAAGGGCGTCGACGGGCGGCCGCTCGGCGTCGTGCATCGTGACGTCTCGCCCCAGAACGTGCTCATCACGACCGAAGGCGTGTCGAAGCTGATCGACTTCGGCGTCGCGAAGGCCGCGGGCCGCCTCACGGAGGAGACCCACACCGGCTACGTCAAAGGCAAGGTCCAGTACATGGCGCCCGAGCAAGCGCTCGGGAGGAACGTCGATCGCCGCGCCGACGTGTGGGCCGTCGGCGCGGTCGTCTATCACCTCGTCGCGGGGCGACCGCCCTTCGAGGCCGACAACCAGCTCGCGCTCCTGAACCTCCTCCAGCGCGGGCGCCCGCCGACGCCGCTCCCGATCACGGTCCCCACGCCGGTCGCCGACGTCGTCCGCCGCGCGCTCACGCACAACCAGGCCCAGCGCTTCCAGACCGCGCTCGAGATGCGCCAGGCGATCGAGAAGACCGGCCTCGCCGCGTCGATCGAGGAGGTGGGGGCGTTCGTGCAGCAGCACCTCGGCGACCTCGCCGAGCGGCGGCGCCAGGCGATCGCGGGCGCGCTCCAGGCCGCGGAGCAGCGCGCGGCCGCCGCGACGATGGCGCAGGGCTCGGGCGCCGCCGCGTCGACGCAGCGGATCGATCCGAACGATCTGCCGCGCTTCAGCCCGACGAGCACGCCGCTCACGCCGCCGATGGGCCGCATGCCGCCGCCGAGCGAGCCGCGCATCGGTCCGCCGACGCCGCAGGCGTTCCCGGCGTACCCGTCGTCGACGCCGATCCTCGCGGGCGCGCCGCCGTCGGACCCGCGGCTCCGGGCGGCGAGCTCTCCGTCCTTCGTGGCGGCGCCGCCGTTGAGCCATCCCGCGCAGACGTTCGCGAACGTGGTCCCGCCGGGCTCGACCGAGCCGCTGCCGTCGCCGGAGGCGCTCGAGACGGGCGCCGACAACACGCACCCCGGCGGCTCGCTCGGGCTCGCGTCGATCAGCGCGTCGGTCAACACGCGCCCCGCGCGCGCCGTGCCGTGGCTCGCGATCGGCGGCGTGTCGGTGGCGTCGACGGTGCTCGCGGTCGTCGTCGGCCTCGGCGTCCGCAGTCGCACGACGCGCGAGTTCGAGCCGCAGTTCGAGACGCCGCTGCCGCCCGCTTCGACCGCCACGCTCGCGCCGCCGGCATCGCCGCCGTCGGCATCGCTGCCGTCATCACCGCCGCCATCGGCATCGGCATCGGCATCGGCATCGCCGAGCCCCGAGCCTCCGAAGCCCGAGGATGAGCCCGAGCCGTCGGCGAAGCCCGCGGTCGCGGCGCCGACGATCGTTCGACCCGTGACGGCGCCGACCGGCTCGGGCAAGAAGAAGCCGAGGATCGATGACGGTTTCTAA
- a CDS encoding response regulator yields MRVLAADDDQGIRNVLERCLKSWGYEVTTAEDGAAAWRVLKRWDSPRVVIIDWDMPGLKGIEVVRLLRAAEHGEEVYILMLTGRMDKEDLVEALEAGADDFLTKPFNSRELQLRLTKAVAFRKSIAARQGVKRNSLTGRAPPSASILGGKYRIEKKIAEGGMASIWLGSHLALGINVAIKFMKPGLAEEPDYASFEREARAAAQLRNEHIVHIYDHGITADGVPYLVMEYLAGESLGDRIDRCGPLAPIEVAEIVDQTAKALVEAHNRLIIHRDVKPENIILMEAADRPHGLAKLVDFGLAKPKTLETTDGGLISGTPSYMSPEHLRAQAPPNVALDLWALAATAFTALTGSLPFDGDSLADIMKQVCVAPPPVPSTRNPALTPAIDAWFAKACAKNPADRFSTPQELASTFRAACADVPAISASGAPIPKSPRLRGLAPTEPDTTALGRDTLVDRDPPTSVRRSSRIRSSA; encoded by the coding sequence ATGCGCGTGCTCGCCGCCGACGATGACCAAGGCATCCGCAACGTCCTCGAGCGTTGCTTGAAGAGCTGGGGTTACGAAGTGACGACCGCCGAAGACGGCGCCGCCGCGTGGCGCGTGCTCAAGCGCTGGGACTCTCCGCGCGTCGTCATCATCGACTGGGACATGCCGGGCCTGAAGGGGATCGAGGTCGTGCGGCTCCTGCGGGCGGCGGAGCACGGCGAAGAGGTCTACATCCTCATGCTCACCGGGCGCATGGACAAGGAGGACCTCGTCGAAGCGCTCGAGGCAGGCGCCGACGACTTCCTCACGAAGCCGTTCAACTCGCGCGAGCTGCAGCTGCGCCTCACGAAGGCGGTCGCGTTCCGCAAGTCGATCGCCGCGCGCCAGGGCGTGAAGCGCAACAGCCTCACCGGTCGAGCGCCGCCGAGCGCGTCGATCCTCGGCGGCAAGTACCGCATAGAGAAGAAGATCGCGGAGGGCGGGATGGCGAGCATCTGGCTCGGCTCACACCTCGCGCTCGGGATCAACGTCGCGATCAAGTTCATGAAGCCGGGGCTCGCCGAGGAGCCCGACTACGCGAGCTTCGAGCGCGAGGCCCGCGCCGCCGCGCAGCTCCGCAACGAGCACATCGTCCACATCTACGATCACGGCATCACCGCCGACGGCGTCCCCTACCTCGTGATGGAGTACCTCGCCGGCGAGTCGCTCGGCGACCGCATCGATCGCTGCGGGCCGCTCGCGCCGATCGAGGTCGCCGAGATCGTCGACCAGACCGCGAAGGCGCTCGTCGAGGCGCACAACCGGCTCATCATCCATCGCGACGTGAAGCCGGAGAACATCATCCTGATGGAGGCCGCCGATCGCCCGCACGGCCTCGCGAAGCTCGTCGACTTCGGGCTCGCGAAGCCGAAGACGCTCGAGACGACCGACGGCGGGCTCATCTCCGGCACCCCGAGCTACATGTCCCCCGAGCACCTGCGCGCGCAGGCGCCGCCGAACGTCGCGCTCGATCTCTGGGCGCTCGCCGCGACCGCGTTCACCGCGCTCACCGGCTCGCTCCCGTTCGACGGCGACTCGCTCGCCGACATCATGAAGCAGGTCTGCGTCGCGCCGCCGCCGGTGCCGTCGACGCGCAACCCCGCGCTCACGCCGGCGATCGACGCGTGGTTCGCGAAGGCGTGCGCGAAGAACCCGGCCGATCGCTTCTCGACGCCGCAGGAGCTCGCGTCGACGTTCCGCGCCGCGTGCGCCGACGTCCCCGCCATCTCCGCGAGCGGCGCGCCGATCCCGAAGTCGCCGCGCCTCCGCGGCCTCGCGCCGACGGAGCCCGACACCACCGCGCTCGGCCGCGACACGCTCGTCGATCGCGACCCGCCGACGTCGGTGCGGCGCAGCTCGCGCATCCGCTCTAGCGCTTGA
- a CDS encoding pirin family protein — translation MSSPILETLPLGFPWVTADPFLFCVHHDDAYPEGNDELGPKASLAGRRLGMDFEGKDGWRMYHGEVVPGFPQHPHRGFETVTIMRRGYIDHSDSLGATARFGAGDVQWLTAGEGIVHCEMFPLLSEHEPNPVELFQIWLNLPAEDKLVAPHFSMLWNETIPRVTSADAAGKKTEVTVIAGKLGDAVPGAPPPKSWAARKDTGVAIWSVVLEAGATWTLPPAEDPRVTRTIYFFRGASLTVGGQEVAAHAAMVLKNDEPIVLAAGPERVDVLMLQGRPIGQPVVQHGPFVMNTPAEIQQAIADYRRTQYGGWPWASDDPVHPRAEKRFAKHADGRVERIG, via the coding sequence GTGAGCTCCCCCATCCTCGAGACGCTGCCGCTCGGTTTTCCCTGGGTGACGGCCGACCCCTTCCTCTTCTGTGTGCACCACGACGACGCCTATCCCGAAGGGAACGACGAGCTCGGGCCGAAGGCCTCCCTCGCCGGCCGCCGCCTCGGGATGGACTTCGAGGGCAAGGACGGCTGGCGCATGTACCACGGCGAGGTCGTCCCCGGCTTTCCGCAGCACCCGCACCGTGGCTTCGAGACGGTGACGATCATGCGGCGCGGCTACATCGATCACTCCGACTCGCTCGGGGCGACGGCGCGCTTCGGCGCCGGCGACGTGCAGTGGCTCACCGCGGGCGAGGGCATCGTGCACTGCGAGATGTTCCCGCTCCTCTCCGAGCACGAGCCGAACCCGGTCGAGCTGTTCCAGATCTGGCTGAACCTCCCCGCCGAGGACAAGCTCGTCGCGCCGCACTTCTCGATGCTCTGGAACGAGACGATCCCGCGCGTCACCTCCGCGGACGCGGCCGGAAAGAAGACCGAGGTCACCGTCATCGCGGGCAAGCTCGGCGACGCCGTGCCCGGCGCGCCGCCGCCGAAGTCGTGGGCTGCGCGGAAGGACACCGGCGTCGCGATCTGGTCGGTCGTCCTCGAGGCGGGGGCGACGTGGACGCTGCCGCCGGCGGAGGATCCGCGCGTCACGCGGACGATCTACTTCTTCCGCGGCGCCTCGCTGACCGTCGGCGGGCAGGAGGTCGCCGCCCACGCGGCGATGGTGCTGAAGAACGACGAGCCGATCGTCCTCGCGGCGGGCCCCGAGCGCGTCGACGTCCTCATGCTCCAGGGCCGCCCGATCGGGCAGCCGGTCGTGCAGCACGGGCCGTTCGTGATGAACACGCCGGCGGAGATCCAGCAGGCGATCGCCGACTACCGCCGCACGCAGTACGGCGGCTGGCCGTGGGCGAGCGACGATCCGGTGCACCCGCGCGCGGAAAAGCGGTTCGCGAAGCACGCCGACGGCCGCGTCGAGCGGATCGGCTGA
- a CDS encoding DTW domain-containing protein, producing the protein MSRVEENRARNRSHSGRDTCARCARPRPACYCAHVVPLKTRTRLVILQHPRERDVKIGTARMASLCLEGSELHVGVDWSRSASLARALSDPERPPILLYPGEDAIDIVKHPPPGPVTLVVVDGTWSQTRKVVKTNPVLAALPRYAFVPPNPSEYRIRKEPDLESVSTIEALVHTLSALEEDPARFTALLAPFRAMIDYQIECQERIRGARVRHAKFRARERRRRVPRAFDGRYEDIVIAVGEASSWAYADRAKDPRLADELIHWAAHRPSTGETMSFLVKPTRALSPGTPKHTGLDEALLATGGTHAELHARWRAFVRDTDVVCSWGKWETSLFTNDGGFLPPGPVDLRQVTREVTQGNVHSLRSFPTGVDGAVLVGGALVPGRAGKKLAALVDVVAALVAVSPGAR; encoded by the coding sequence TTGAGCCGTGTGGAAGAGAACCGAGCGCGGAACCGGAGCCACTCCGGCCGCGACACCTGCGCGCGCTGCGCGCGGCCGCGGCCGGCCTGCTACTGCGCGCACGTCGTGCCGCTGAAGACGCGGACGCGCCTCGTCATCCTCCAGCATCCGCGCGAACGCGACGTGAAGATAGGGACCGCGCGGATGGCGAGCCTCTGCCTCGAGGGCTCCGAGCTCCACGTCGGCGTCGACTGGAGCCGCTCCGCCTCGCTCGCGCGCGCCCTCTCCGATCCGGAGCGCCCGCCGATCCTGCTCTATCCGGGCGAGGACGCGATCGACATCGTGAAGCACCCGCCGCCGGGGCCGGTCACGCTCGTCGTCGTCGACGGGACGTGGTCGCAGACGCGCAAGGTCGTGAAGACGAACCCGGTCCTCGCCGCGCTGCCGCGCTACGCGTTCGTTCCCCCGAACCCGAGCGAGTACCGCATCCGCAAGGAGCCCGACCTCGAGTCGGTCTCGACGATCGAGGCGCTCGTGCACACGCTCTCGGCGCTGGAGGAGGACCCCGCGCGCTTCACCGCGCTCCTCGCGCCCTTCCGCGCGATGATCGACTACCAGATCGAGTGCCAGGAGCGCATCCGCGGCGCGCGCGTGCGCCACGCGAAGTTCCGCGCGCGCGAGCGACGCCGGCGCGTGCCGCGCGCGTTCGACGGACGCTACGAGGACATCGTCATCGCGGTCGGCGAGGCGAGCTCGTGGGCGTACGCCGATCGCGCGAAGGACCCGCGCCTCGCCGACGAGCTGATCCACTGGGCGGCGCATCGCCCTTCGACCGGCGAGACGATGTCGTTCCTCGTGAAGCCGACGCGCGCGCTGTCGCCGGGGACGCCGAAGCACACCGGCCTCGACGAGGCGCTCCTCGCGACCGGCGGCACCCACGCCGAGCTCCACGCGCGGTGGCGCGCGTTCGTGCGCGACACCGACGTCGTGTGCTCGTGGGGGAAATGGGAGACGTCGCTCTTCACGAACGACGGCGGCTTCCTCCCGCCGGGCCCCGTCGACCTGCGCCAGGTCACGCGCGAGGTCACGCAAGGCAACGTCCACTCGCTCCGCTCGTTCCCGACCGGCGTCGACGGCGCGGTCCTCGTCGGCGGCGCCCTCGTCCCGGGCCGCGCGGGCAAGAAGCTCGCCGCGCTCGTCGACGTCGTCGCGGCGCTCGTCGCGGTCAGTCCGGGCGCACGATGA